The Rhododendron vialii isolate Sample 1 chromosome 3a, ASM3025357v1 nucleotide sequence AAGAATGTCACACACGCACTCTTCTTCCCCCATATTTTAGTTTTCTATCTCTGATGCATGCAATAAGAAAACGACAAGAACAAATCAATGGCTTAACAGCTTAACCTGCACAAACTGTATACAATTGACAACAGTTCACAAGTAGTTTGAGTGACACGGAGCTTAAATAAAAGTTCAAGTGAGGTTTGAGGAAAGAACCTGTTTATATCGCTATGTGCAGTGACAGGCACTAAAGAGGTCACTATGGCTAAAATTGAGGATAAATTTGGTTATCAAACTGTTTTTCCCACTAATATATATCACAAGAATTAGCAAACAAAAGAGTGTAATCACTGTAATGTATGAAAGTTCTTAATATAACCATATACCCCACCGAAACTATATGCTTACCAGGTGAGACTGTATCAATTGCCTCCTTTGCAAGGTTACAACCAAACATCCCGGTTGCCCTTGTAAACAACAGAATCTGATTGGTAATGTCTCGTCTTAATTCAGGTGTGGGTAGTAGCTTCTCCAGAACTCTCAAAAAATCTTCCTTTATAGACCGAAGAAACTTGATTTCGGGATTATACTGGATGCTAGGGTTCAAAAATGCAGCTGCTGCATGGAGAGGTGAATGGAGGTGGTTGTGCCAATTTTTATCAACAATATCTAAAAATGTCTTGCACTTAATCTCATCCATAATGTAGTATGTCCTTATCGACTCTTTGGCTCTGGTCATCAGCTCATATATATATCCCATGGCGGGTTTCCGTCCAGATACTTCCCTTAGCACTTTCAGGAATGGCTCAGAAAAAGCAACACACTCTTCAACTGCTCTCCAGAACTCACCATCGTCAAGTATTTCAATACAAGTTATGCTTTGAGATTTATTTGCATAAacaggatttgaagaaaactcaGGGCTGTTGAACATATGCTTCAATCTTGACCTCTGCTTCAATATAGACTGCAACGAAAGAAAGTTGGAAACGGGTTTTGTGATACCAGTCTTAATGATTTCTTGTCCCCCCGTGAACTTCTTCATCAGATCAAGAACCCCTGAGTTGTTATATACAAACTTGGAAATAGCTTGTGCTTGCAATATGCATCTGTTCACCCAATCTACCTTAGAAAACTCCTCCAAAATCGCATTCACACAGTGGGAAGCACAAGGGGACATAAACATGGTTCCGTAATTCTGCAGGAGATGGTTTGATAAACCAATGCAGTTGAGATTATTATCCACAATTATCTGCACAACATTCTCTGGGCCAAAATCTTGTAGTACGGAATCAAACAAATCAGGGTAGAATTTTATGTTCTTGTGATGTGAAGATACATCTactgatttgtgaaaaaaggtTCTGGAAGGAGATGAAACAAAGAAGTTGATCAGAGCTTTTGATTTGTTATCTGTCCATGTTTGGGCAATTATAGTACAACCTGTTGTAGCCCATTCTTTCTCAATGTCTTTTGTCTGTAAGCTCACTTCAGATTTGATCCTGTCCAGCCAAATGGTCTTCAGGGTTTCTGCAGATGGACCCCTAAATCCGATACCACATTTTCCAACTGCATCAATCATGAGCTGGTACGACAACGAACGAGCTGCACTGATGTCCAGTTTATtctcaaaaaagaacaaagcaaTACTCCTGTCTGCATTTTCTTGGTCGTTTGTTGCAGGGGAAGAGGCCACCATTGTGAGGGGTGGAAATATTTTGGCAATGGGAGATGGCGTGTCCATGGAAATGAGGGACTTGCTTGCAGAAGAATTTACAGGAGATTTTGCATCTACTGGCTTTTGCTTCTTAGCAATAGAATTCTCTTTGCCATCATCCTTT carries:
- the LOC131319715 gene encoding uncharacterized protein LOC131319715 isoform X2 encodes the protein MVREKDVCWEYADKLDGNKVRCKFCFRILNGGISRLKHHLSRIPSKGVNPCSKVRDDVTDKVRAIIASKDDGKENSIAKKQKPVDAKSPVNSSASKSLISMDTPSPIAKIFPPLTMVASSPATNDQENADRSIALFFFENKLDISAARSLSYQLMIDAVGKCGIGFRGPSAETLKTIWLDRIKSEVSLQTKDIEKEWATTGCTIIAQTWTDNKSKALINFFVSSPSRTFFHKSVDVSSHHKNIKFYPDLFDSVLQDFGPENVVQIIVDNNLNCIGLSNHLLQNYGTMFMSPCASHCVNAILEEFSKVDWVNRCILQAQAISKFVYNNSGVLDLMKKFTGGQEIIKTGITKPVSNFLSLQSILKQRSRLKHMFNSPEFSSNPVYANKSQSITCIEILDDGEFWRAVEECVAFSEPFLKVLREVSGRKPAMGYIYELMTRAKESIRTYYIMDEIKCKTFLDIVDKNWHNHLHSPLHAAAAFLNPSIQYNPEIKFLRSIKEDFLRVLEKLLPTPELRRDITNQILLFTRATGMFGCNLAKEAIDTVSPGLWWEQYGDAAPTLQRVAIRILSQVCSTPTVEKQWNTFKQIHSEKRNKIDKETLNDLAYISYNLKLSRSTKSKSPESDPLQLDDINMTSEWVEEAESSSPTQWLDRFGSALDGSDLNTRQFSAAIFGGADLFGL
- the LOC131319715 gene encoding uncharacterized protein LOC131319715 isoform X1, which encodes MSGFSKYRGRKGICIVMVREKDVCWEYADKLDGNKVRCKFCFRILNGGISRLKHHLSRIPSKGVNPCSKVRDDVTDKVRAIIASKDDGKENSIAKKQKPVDAKSPVNSSASKSLISMDTPSPIAKIFPPLTMVASSPATNDQENADRSIALFFFENKLDISAARSLSYQLMIDAVGKCGIGFRGPSAETLKTIWLDRIKSEVSLQTKDIEKEWATTGCTIIAQTWTDNKSKALINFFVSSPSRTFFHKSVDVSSHHKNIKFYPDLFDSVLQDFGPENVVQIIVDNNLNCIGLSNHLLQNYGTMFMSPCASHCVNAILEEFSKVDWVNRCILQAQAISKFVYNNSGVLDLMKKFTGGQEIIKTGITKPVSNFLSLQSILKQRSRLKHMFNSPEFSSNPVYANKSQSITCIEILDDGEFWRAVEECVAFSEPFLKVLREVSGRKPAMGYIYELMTRAKESIRTYYIMDEIKCKTFLDIVDKNWHNHLHSPLHAAAAFLNPSIQYNPEIKFLRSIKEDFLRVLEKLLPTPELRRDITNQILLFTRATGMFGCNLAKEAIDTVSPGLWWEQYGDAAPTLQRVAIRILSQVCSTPTVEKQWNTFKQIHSEKRNKIDKETLNDLAYISYNLKLSRSTKSKSPESDPLQLDDINMTSEWVEEAESSSPTQWLDRFGSALDGSDLNTRQFSAAIFGGADLFGL